From Chryseobacterium sp. IHB B 17019, one genomic window encodes:
- a CDS encoding porin family protein — protein MNKLFLGLAIVAGSLVFAQETKTVTTTAPMNKVKEPVRFGIKGGLNVSQFSEQELNTKSLKPGFNAGAFVNIPLSEKFAIQPEVMYNQLGAKSIVNSTETVSGDTTVKIKDNFTTSLNYISVPVMLQMKPADNFYIEAGPEISYFMNGKNTGETTVTTTVAGSSTTETVSESKSINKDRMKKLNLGFGLGLGYYFTPNLGINARYVNSLTHLANNSGVAEANKNINTNRVFQIGLNYKF, from the coding sequence ATGAATAAGTTATTTCTAGGACTAGCAATAGTCGCTGGTTCATTAGTATTTGCTCAGGAAACGAAAACTGTAACAACAACAGCTCCGATGAATAAAGTAAAAGAGCCTGTGAGATTCGGGATCAAAGGAGGATTGAATGTTTCACAATTCAGCGAGCAGGAACTAAATACGAAGAGCCTGAAACCAGGATTTAATGCAGGTGCTTTTGTTAATATTCCTCTATCGGAAAAATTCGCTATCCAGCCGGAAGTGATGTACAATCAGCTAGGAGCTAAAAGCATTGTTAATTCCACAGAAACAGTAAGTGGTGATACAACAGTGAAAATTAAAGACAATTTCACAACTTCCCTTAATTATATTTCGGTACCTGTAATGCTTCAGATGAAGCCTGCCGATAATTTTTATATTGAAGCCGGACCGGAAATCAGCTATTTTATGAATGGTAAGAATACAGGTGAAACTACTGTTACTACTACAGTTGCAGGAAGTTCTACTACCGAAACAGTATCTGAATCCAAAAGTATTAATAAAGACCGTATGAAAAAGCTTAATCTTGGTTTTGGTTTGGGTCTTGGATATTATTTCACACCGAATCTGGGAATTAATGCTAGATATGTAAATAGCTTAACACATCTTGCTAACAACTCCGGCGTAGCTGAAGCAAACAAAAATATTAATACAAACAGAGTTTTCCAGATTGGATTAAACTACAAATTTTAA
- a CDS encoding porin family protein: MKKLFLGLAVIAGSFAFAQQKTSTSPVNFGVKAGLNVATMSKENYITSRKPLIGFNAGFFANVPVSGNFSVQPEILYSQYGGKVDIVKDGIKLSATRKLDYITVPVMLQYNALPNLYFEAGPEFGFKVSSKMDIKNENTGSAIKGNIEDAKGFNLGLGIGAGYYITPNFGITARYIAGLTDVAKDNRNDRSLKNNVFQVGLAYKFK; the protein is encoded by the coding sequence ATGAAAAAATTATTTTTAGGATTAGCAGTAATTGCTGGTTCATTCGCATTCGCTCAACAAAAAACTTCTACTTCTCCTGTTAATTTCGGTGTAAAAGCAGGATTAAATGTAGCAACAATGTCCAAAGAAAATTATATTACCAGCCGAAAACCATTAATTGGGTTTAATGCAGGTTTTTTTGCCAATGTTCCGGTTTCGGGAAATTTCAGTGTACAGCCCGAGATTTTATATTCTCAGTATGGTGGTAAGGTTGATATCGTAAAAGATGGTATCAAACTATCTGCAACACGAAAGCTTGATTATATTACAGTACCTGTAATGTTGCAGTACAATGCTCTTCCTAACCTATATTTTGAAGCAGGTCCTGAGTTCGGTTTTAAGGTTTCTTCAAAGATGGACATTAAAAATGAAAATACAGGTAGCGCAATAAAAGGTAATATTGAGGATGCTAAAGGATTTAATCTTGGTTTAGGTATTGGAGCTGGTTATTATATAACTCCAAATTTTGGAATTACAGCAAGGTATATTGCAGGTCTTACGGATGTTGCTAAAGATAATAGAAATGATAGAAGTCTTAAAAACAATGTTTTCCAAGTAGGTTTAGCATATAAATTCAAATAG
- a CDS encoding endonuclease yields MKKLLLSFILISSYYSGQAPAGYYDGTTGLTGYALKSKLHDIISVKNINWNYSDLTNYYNQTDLDKYYDHDATNTTLLLDMYSEIPTAADAYEYTTANIIGSANAEGLGWNREHMMPQSTFYSNYPMYSDLFFVVPTDARINQLRSNYPYGIVGSTIYYTFTNSSRIGNSAIPGSTYTGRVYEPINEFKGDVARSLLYFAVRYEGKLGTFNFNNNVNPASDTNPLDGTEERSFDPAYIAMLLQWHNMDPVSQKEIDRNNAVYNLQKNRNPFIDNPTWINAIWGQTPDSAAPQSATNLTVTQNSAYFATLSWTPSSSTDVIGYKIYQNGTLVASTKGNSISIDHLTPSTTYNFTVKAYDSGYLLSSDSNTASITTLASDIYAKDIMVTKYLEGSSNNKALEITNKTGHTVNLSDYRLSIQFTSGSNYYFPDPYELEGVIQNNETAVILNPNANFSCLTINQAKFVTAAPQMTFTGSNYLELRYKNTTVDAIGVSSTSNSSVLANVSLYRKANINQPTTTFNVNEWDSYPTDYCQNLGTLSASDVVLAKNNQLKIYPNPVHDNIFVNGKVENVKNAQISDLSGKLIYTEKDPFKNKNGISVQELPAGIYLLKLDEEVFKFIKK; encoded by the coding sequence ATGAAAAAACTTTTACTTTCTTTCATTTTAATTTCATCATATTATTCTGGACAGGCTCCGGCAGGATATTACGACGGAACTACGGGTTTGACGGGCTACGCACTAAAATCAAAACTGCATGATATTATTTCGGTGAAGAATATCAACTGGAATTATAGTGATCTTACCAATTATTATAATCAGACGGATTTGGATAAATATTATGATCATGATGCAACAAATACGACACTTTTATTGGATATGTATTCTGAAATCCCGACAGCAGCAGATGCTTATGAATACACAACAGCCAACATTATAGGAAGTGCAAATGCTGAAGGTCTGGGCTGGAACCGGGAACACATGATGCCTCAAAGCACATTTTACAGCAATTATCCCATGTATTCCGATTTATTTTTTGTAGTTCCGACGGATGCCAGAATCAATCAGCTGAGAAGCAATTATCCTTACGGAATTGTAGGATCTACTATATATTATACATTTACAAACTCTTCGAGGATAGGGAATTCTGCAATTCCCGGCTCAACGTATACTGGCCGTGTCTATGAACCCATTAATGAGTTTAAAGGCGATGTAGCAAGAAGCTTATTGTATTTTGCGGTAAGATATGAAGGAAAATTAGGGACTTTTAATTTTAATAATAATGTAAATCCGGCTTCCGACACGAATCCACTGGATGGAACGGAAGAAAGGTCTTTTGACCCGGCTTACATCGCAATGCTTCTTCAATGGCATAATATGGATCCCGTTTCTCAGAAGGAAATTGACAGAAACAATGCAGTTTATAATTTACAGAAAAACAGAAATCCTTTTATTGATAATCCAACCTGGATAAATGCCATTTGGGGACAAACTCCGGATTCGGCTGCACCACAAAGCGCAACGAACTTAACGGTAACCCAAAACAGCGCCTATTTTGCCACATTAAGCTGGACTCCAAGCTCCAGTACGGACGTAATCGGATATAAAATCTATCAAAATGGAACTCTGGTTGCTTCTACGAAAGGAAATTCAATCAGCATTGATCATTTAACGCCTTCTACCACGTATAATTTTACGGTAAAAGCTTATGATAGCGGATATTTGCTTTCTTCTGACAGCAATACGGCTTCAATAACAACTTTAGCATCAGATATTTATGCAAAAGATATAATGGTTACAAAATATCTGGAAGGAAGTTCTAATAATAAGGCACTAGAAATCACCAATAAAACAGGTCATACCGTAAATTTAAGCGATTACAGATTATCAATTCAGTTTACAAGCGGAAGCAATTATTATTTCCCTGATCCGTACGAATTGGAAGGGGTTATTCAGAATAATGAAACGGCCGTAATTCTTAATCCTAATGCAAATTTTTCATGCCTTACCATCAATCAGGCGAAATTTGTAACGGCTGCTCCGCAAATGACTTTTACGGGAAGTAATTATTTGGAATTAAGATATAAAAATACAACTGTAGATGCAATTGGAGTTTCAAGTACCAGTAATTCTTCCGTTTTAGCAAATGTCTCTTTGTATAGAAAGGCTAATATTAATCAACCAACGACAACTTTTAATGTTAATGAATGGGATTCTTACCCGACAGATTATTGCCAGAATTTAGGAACACTTTCCGCTTCTGACGTGGTTTTAGCTAAAAATAATCAGCTTAAAATTTATCCAAATCCGGTGCATGACAATATTTTCGTAAATGGAAAGGTTGAAAATGTAAAAAATGCACAGATTTCAGATCTTTCAGGAAAATTAATTTACACCGAAAAAGATCCGTTTAAAAATAAAAATGGTATTTCTGTTCAGGAGTTGCCTGCCGGGATTTATTTATTAAAACTGGATGAAGAAGTCTTTAAGTTTATCAAAAAATAA
- the aroB gene encoding 3-dehydroquinate synthase produces MITLLNDNFSQLNDFLHGKSFSKIFILVDENTHEYCLPVLLGNMETDLGFEILEIEAGEEMKNIQTANQLWEILTEMQADRKALIINLGGGVITDMGGFVASTYKRGIQFINIPTTLLAMCDASIGGKTGIDLMHYKNMVGTFTFPEQIFIYPKFLETLPFKELRSGFAEMLKHGLIADKNHWENLIQINKLDVEGIIPHIQTSINIKQYVVEKDFHEKNIRKTLNFGHTIGHAIESLCLNQGNPILHGEAVAMGMISEAHLAFLEGLLSEEDSKLIIENIQKYYPYWDISDFKDDDIFALLINDKKNTDQKINFSLLSDIGFCEFDHQCHHKNIIKALKFYRKLNDID; encoded by the coding sequence ATGATAACATTATTAAATGATAATTTTTCTCAATTAAATGATTTCCTTCACGGAAAATCTTTCAGTAAAATCTTTATTTTAGTTGATGAAAATACCCACGAATATTGTCTTCCCGTCCTTTTAGGAAATATGGAAACGGATCTCGGATTTGAAATTCTGGAAATTGAGGCCGGTGAAGAAATGAAAAATATTCAAACGGCAAACCAGCTTTGGGAAATCCTGACAGAAATGCAGGCGGACAGAAAAGCGTTGATTATCAATCTTGGGGGTGGTGTGATTACCGATATGGGTGGTTTTGTGGCTTCTACCTATAAAAGAGGAATCCAGTTTATCAATATCCCTACTACCCTTTTGGCCATGTGTGACGCTTCTATCGGCGGAAAAACAGGAATCGACCTGATGCATTATAAAAATATGGTGGGAACTTTTACCTTCCCGGAACAGATTTTCATTTATCCTAAATTCCTGGAGACGCTTCCTTTTAAAGAACTAAGAAGCGGTTTTGCAGAAATGCTGAAACATGGATTAATTGCTGACAAAAACCATTGGGAAAACCTGATACAGATCAATAAGCTTGATGTAGAAGGCATTATTCCTCATATCCAAACTTCTATAAATATCAAACAGTATGTTGTAGAAAAAGATTTTCATGAAAAAAATATCAGGAAAACCTTAAATTTCGGGCACACCATTGGTCATGCTATTGAAAGCCTATGTTTAAATCAGGGAAATCCCATCCTTCATGGCGAAGCGGTTGCAATGGGTATGATTTCCGAAGCTCATCTGGCGTTTTTGGAAGGTCTGCTTTCTGAAGAAGATTCAAAGTTAATTATAGAAAATATTCAGAAATATTACCCTTATTGGGATATCAGTGATTTTAAAGATGATGACATTTTTGCCTTATTAATTAATGACAAAAAAAATACTGACCAAAAGATCAACTTTTCTCTCCTCTCAGACATAGGTTTTTGTGAATTTGACCACCAATGTCATCATAAAAATATAATAAAAGCATTAAAATTTTACCGAAAATTGAATGACATAGATTAA
- the purC gene encoding phosphoribosylaminoimidazolesuccinocarboxamide synthase: protein MSQKKEMLYEGKAKQVFATDNPDQVVVRFKDDATAFNAQKRGSVDLKGEMNNAITTLIFEYLNEKGIKTHFIKKLDEREQLVRKVSIIPLEMVVRNYSAGSMAQRLGVEEGIKSPVTIFDICYKKDELGDPLINDHHAVFLGAATYEELDEMYELTSDINEILIDLFDKMNIILVDFKIELGKTSDGEIILADEISPDTCRLWDKDTMKKLDKDRFRRDLGEVTEAYVEIYNRLKNLLGK from the coding sequence ATGAGTCAAAAGAAAGAAATGTTGTACGAGGGTAAGGCAAAACAAGTATTTGCTACCGATAATCCTGATCAAGTAGTAGTACGTTTCAAAGACGATGCTACAGCATTTAATGCTCAAAAAAGAGGATCTGTTGATTTAAAAGGTGAAATGAACAATGCCATCACCACTTTGATTTTTGAATATTTAAATGAAAAAGGGATTAAGACTCATTTCATTAAAAAATTGGACGAAAGAGAGCAATTGGTAAGAAAAGTATCCATCATTCCTTTAGAAATGGTTGTAAGAAATTATTCTGCAGGAAGCATGGCTCAAAGATTAGGAGTTGAAGAGGGAATCAAATCTCCGGTTACGATTTTCGATATCTGCTACAAAAAAGACGAGTTGGGAGATCCGCTTATCAACGATCACCACGCTGTTTTCTTAGGTGCTGCAACGTACGAAGAGCTTGACGAAATGTATGAGTTGACTTCTGATATCAACGAAATCCTGATCGATCTTTTCGACAAAATGAATATTATCTTAGTTGATTTCAAAATCGAATTAGGTAAAACTTCAGACGGCGAAATCATCCTTGCAGACGAAATTTCTCCGGACACTTGCAGACTTTGGGACAAAGATACGATGAAGAAGCTGGATAAAGACAGATTCAGAAGAGATCTTGGAGAAGTAACTGAAGCTTACGTTGAGATCTACAACAGATTGAAAAATTTACTTGGTAAGTAA
- a CDS encoding porin family protein: MKKLFLGLAVVAGSFAFAQQKTSTSPVTFGVKAGLNVSSLSKNGNLEEQGSKAGFNAGGFVNIPVGHSFSVQPELLYSQYGGQYNQTILGRKYAFSKNLDYIAVPVMLQYNVLPNLYLEAGPEFGFLVGANNKLKNESNNSSIADADVKKYTKGFNVGLGIGAGYYFIPNLGVTVRYVAGLTDTYKDNSGDAVKNNVFQVGLAYKFK; this comes from the coding sequence ATGAAAAAATTATTTTTAGGATTAGCAGTTGTAGCTGGTTCATTTGCATTCGCTCAACAAAAAACATCTACTTCTCCTGTTACTTTTGGGGTAAAAGCAGGATTAAATGTTTCTTCACTTTCTAAAAACGGAAATTTGGAAGAGCAAGGATCAAAAGCAGGTTTTAATGCGGGTGGTTTTGTTAATATTCCTGTAGGACATTCTTTCAGCGTACAGCCGGAACTTTTATACTCCCAGTACGGAGGTCAATATAATCAAACGATTTTAGGAAGAAAATATGCTTTCTCAAAGAATTTAGATTATATCGCTGTTCCTGTAATGCTTCAGTACAATGTGTTGCCAAACCTATATTTAGAAGCAGGTCCTGAATTTGGATTCCTGGTAGGTGCTAACAATAAATTAAAAAACGAAAGCAATAACAGTTCTATTGCTGATGCAGACGTGAAAAAATACACTAAAGGATTTAATGTTGGTCTAGGAATCGGGGCTGGTTATTACTTCATTCCAAATTTAGGAGTTACAGTAAGATATGTAGCTGGTCTTACAGATACTTACAAGGATAATTCCGGTGATGCTGTGAAAAACAATGTATTCCAGGTTGGTTTAGCTTATAAATTCAAATAA
- a CDS encoding SatD family protein — translation MIAVITGDIINSEHSETKLWITKLKNLLGNWGSNPQTWDIYRGDEFQMKCNIDDVFWHFLAIKSLLKSQENLDVRIAIGIGEENFSSEKITESNGTAYVNSGRLLNDLKNDGHTVSIKTSNDSVDRDLNILLKWSSKDFDNWTVATAEIIHEMIMNKDITQEDLAKKFAISQSSVSQRLKRANYELIVETNQYFRKKISEL, via the coding sequence ATGATAGCGGTCATTACCGGAGATATTATAAATTCAGAACACTCGGAAACAAAGCTTTGGATTACCAAGCTGAAAAATCTTCTCGGAAACTGGGGGAGCAATCCTCAGACATGGGATATCTACAGAGGGGACGAGTTTCAGATGAAATGTAATATTGATGATGTGTTCTGGCATTTCTTAGCTATAAAATCACTCTTAAAAAGTCAGGAAAATCTAGATGTAAGAATTGCGATCGGTATTGGTGAAGAAAATTTTTCTTCAGAAAAAATTACCGAATCCAACGGAACTGCGTATGTAAACTCCGGACGGCTATTAAACGACCTGAAGAATGACGGACACACTGTTTCCATCAAAACTTCCAACGATTCCGTAGACAGAGACCTGAATATTTTACTGAAATGGTCATCAAAAGATTTTGACAACTGGACGGTGGCCACCGCAGAAATCATCCACGAAATGATCATGAATAAAGACATTACGCAGGAAGATCTTGCGAAAAAGTTTGCCATCTCACAGTCATCGGTAAGCCAGAGGCTGAAACGCGCAAACTACGAGCTGATCGTAGAAACCAATCAATATTTTAGAAAGAAAATTTCAGAATTATAA
- a CDS encoding four helix bundle protein, protein MALVKEVYLVSAELPTEERFGLLSQIRRCAASIPSNIAEGAGRNNKNEFYQFLGIVFVQHTNYKLNYSY, encoded by the coding sequence ATGGCTTTAGTAAAAGAAGTTTATTTAGTTTCCGCAGAATTACCAACTGAAGAAAGGTTTGGTTTATTATCTCAAATCAGAAGATGTGCAGCTTCAATACCGTCTAATATTGCAGAAGGAGCAGGAAGAAATAACAAGAATGAATTTTATCAATTTCTTGGAATTGTGTTTGTTCAACATACGAATTACAAACTCAATTACAGTTATTAA
- a CDS encoding DUF3307 domain-containing protein, translating to MIFIKLILAHLFGDFILQPNSWVADKENRKLKSKYLYFHVLIHAVLSLIFLWDLKLWWVAALVGISHFIIDACKLTFQNAKTKKNWFFIDQFLHILVIAGVSFYFNEFTIEFFKNQEFLKIVMAALFLTTPASIFIKILLSSWTPVPETAGNIQTESLSSAGKYIGILERLLVFTFIVVDHWEGVGFMVAAKSVFRFSDLAQAKQRKLTEYVLIGTLLSFGMAVLTGILIK from the coding sequence ATGATTTTTATTAAACTCATATTGGCACATTTATTTGGAGACTTTATTCTCCAGCCAAATTCATGGGTTGCAGATAAGGAAAATCGTAAGCTCAAAAGCAAATATTTGTATTTTCATGTTCTGATTCACGCTGTTTTGAGTCTTATTTTTCTTTGGGATTTGAAGCTTTGGTGGGTTGCTGCGCTTGTTGGTATTTCACATTTTATTATTGATGCCTGCAAGTTGACTTTTCAGAATGCAAAGACTAAAAAGAACTGGTTTTTTATCGATCAGTTTCTTCATATTTTGGTAATTGCGGGAGTTTCGTTTTATTTTAATGAATTTACTATTGAATTTTTTAAAAATCAGGAATTCTTAAAAATAGTAATGGCAGCTTTGTTTCTGACAACACCGGCATCCATTTTCATCAAAATATTATTGTCTTCATGGACACCCGTTCCAGAGACAGCAGGCAATATACAAACCGAATCTTTATCAAGTGCCGGAAAATATATTGGGATTTTAGAACGTTTACTGGTATTCACTTTCATTGTGGTAGATCACTGGGAAGGCGTAGGTTTTATGGTGGCTGCAAAATCTGTATTCAGATTCAGCGATCTGGCGCAGGCCAAGCAGAGAAAACTGACGGAATATGTATTGATAGGTACACTTCTAAGCTTTGGAATGGCGGTTTTAACAGGAATTTTAATTAAATAA
- the purF gene encoding amidophosphoribosyltransferase has product MKSLDIHKSEYLKQFETQTYGRNLFRTQEEERLDAPNEECGIFGMYSDNDLDTFSLSQFGLFALQHRGQEACGISVLKNGRITNMKDEGLVLDVYKEIQDPETFMGNSAIGHTRYTTAGDKKKYNFQPFFAKNEYDQIILSIAHNGNLTNAKELKQELEAEGVVFRATSDSEVILRLIQKNLDLGLRGAIKATMEKIEGAYSVVGMTRNKFFAFRDFNGIRPLVLGAINENSYVVASESVALDAVGAQYVRDILPGEIVYTNENEPGKLHSYMADEEKGKQRICSFEYIYFARPDSTLENINVYEIREKSGEKIWHQAPVEADIVIGVPDSGVPAAIGFSKASGIPFRPVLIKNRYIGRSFIVPTQEMRERVVNLKLNPIISEIKDKRVVIIDDSIVRGTTSKRLVKILKDAGVKEIHFRSVSPPIIAPCYLGIDTPSKDDLISANMTTEELRKYLGVDSLEFLSVENLQEILGSSNHCFGCFTEQYPVGKGEEVELFN; this is encoded by the coding sequence ATGAAAAGTTTAGACATTCATAAAAGTGAATATTTAAAACAATTTGAAACTCAGACCTACGGAAGAAATCTTTTCAGGACGCAGGAAGAAGAGAGGCTGGATGCTCCTAATGAGGAGTGCGGTATCTTCGGAATGTATTCTGATAATGATCTTGATACGTTTTCTCTTTCACAATTCGGGCTTTTTGCGCTTCAGCACAGGGGTCAGGAAGCTTGTGGTATTTCTGTTTTAAAAAACGGGAGAATCACCAATATGAAAGATGAAGGGTTGGTTTTAGATGTTTATAAAGAGATCCAGGATCCTGAAACTTTTATGGGAAATTCTGCAATCGGGCACACCCGCTATACGACTGCAGGAGACAAAAAGAAATATAATTTCCAGCCATTTTTCGCGAAAAACGAATATGACCAGATTATACTTTCCATAGCGCATAACGGTAATCTTACCAATGCAAAAGAATTAAAACAAGAATTGGAGGCTGAAGGCGTAGTTTTCAGGGCAACTTCCGATTCTGAGGTGATTTTAAGATTAATCCAGAAAAATCTTGACCTTGGTCTTCGAGGAGCCATCAAAGCAACGATGGAGAAAATTGAAGGCGCCTATTCTGTTGTAGGAATGACGAGAAATAAATTCTTTGCGTTCAGGGATTTCAACGGAATCAGACCTTTGGTTTTGGGGGCAATCAACGAAAATTCTTACGTGGTAGCTTCAGAATCTGTGGCTTTAGATGCTGTTGGAGCTCAATATGTACGTGATATTTTGCCGGGGGAAATCGTTTATACCAACGAAAATGAACCTGGAAAACTTCACTCTTACATGGCAGATGAAGAAAAAGGAAAGCAAAGAATCTGTTCTTTTGAATATATTTATTTTGCGAGACCGGATTCGACATTGGAAAATATCAATGTTTACGAAATCAGGGAGAAATCTGGAGAAAAAATCTGGCATCAGGCTCCTGTGGAAGCAGATATCGTGATTGGAGTTCCTGACTCGGGAGTTCCGGCAGCGATTGGTTTTTCAAAGGCTTCGGGAATTCCTTTCCGTCCGGTTTTGATTAAAAACAGATACATCGGAAGAAGCTTCATCGTACCGACTCAGGAAATGAGAGAAAGGGTAGTGAACCTTAAATTAAATCCTATTATTTCTGAAATTAAAGATAAAAGGGTAGTGATCATTGACGATTCTATCGTTCGTGGAACCACTTCCAAGAGACTGGTGAAGATTTTAAAAGATGCAGGTGTGAAAGAGATCCACTTCAGAAGTGTTTCACCACCGATTATTGCACCTTGTTACTTAGGAATTGATACACCGTCAAAAGATGATCTTATTTCTGCAAATATGACTACTGAAGAGCTTAGAAAATATCTTGGCGTTGATTCTTTAGAATTTTTAAGTGTAGAAAACCTTCAAGAAATTTTAGGTTCTTCCAACCACTGCTTCGGATGCTTTACAGAACAATATCCTGTAGGAAAAGGAGAAGAGGTGGAATTATTTAATTAA
- a CDS encoding porin family protein yields MKKLILGIAVTASSLAFAQQTTTTSTTTTSSTSPVAFGIKAGMNVSSLTNESGLDDQGSKIGFNAGVFANIPIASSFSIQPEVLYSQYGDKYDETIAGNRYSYARHHDYIAVPVMFQYNVIPNLYLEAGPEFGFLVSAKNKLKNETDNDVIDESGDYKDQLNKFNFGIGLGAGYYFTDNIGITARYVAGLTDIAKDRPSGSDAIRNNVFQVGLAYKF; encoded by the coding sequence ATGAAAAAGTTAATCTTAGGAATAGCAGTTACAGCAAGTTCATTAGCGTTTGCACAGCAGACGACAACAACTTCTACCACTACCACTTCATCTACTTCACCTGTAGCATTTGGTATTAAGGCAGGAATGAACGTTTCATCACTTACCAACGAAAGCGGATTGGATGATCAGGGATCAAAAATAGGTTTCAATGCGGGTGTTTTCGCAAACATCCCAATTGCAAGCTCATTCAGCATCCAGCCGGAGGTTTTATACTCTCAATATGGGGATAAATATGATGAAACAATCGCAGGAAACAGATATTCTTACGCAAGACACCATGATTATATAGCTGTACCGGTAATGTTCCAGTACAATGTAATCCCGAACCTTTATTTAGAAGCGGGACCGGAATTCGGATTTTTGGTGAGTGCTAAGAATAAGCTTAAAAACGAAACTGATAATGATGTGATCGATGAATCTGGTGATTACAAAGATCAATTAAACAAATTCAACTTCGGTATCGGATTAGGAGCAGGATATTATTTCACTGATAATATCGGTATTACTGCAAGATATGTTGCAGGTCTTACTGATATCGCGAAAGACAGACCAAGTGGTTCTGATGCGATCAGAAATAATGTTTTCCAAGTTGGTTTAGCATATAAATTCTAA
- a CDS encoding porin family protein produces MKKLILGFAIAVSSMTFAQEKAKETSSSPVRFGIKAGLNVSSVNDDDFKAKAGIYGGFFANIPVASSFSVQPEVLYNGMGAQADDSSDVKLNLDYISVPVMLQYNILPELYLEAGPQFSFAINKKLKGDGGSIDLKDSIKGFDFGIGLGAGYYFAQGFGVTARFVAGATDIAENNNDDAIRNSVFQVGVAYKF; encoded by the coding sequence ATGAAAAAACTAATTTTAGGATTCGCAATCGCAGTAAGTTCTATGACTTTTGCTCAGGAGAAGGCTAAAGAAACTTCTTCTTCACCGGTAAGATTCGGTATCAAGGCTGGTCTTAACGTTTCATCTGTAAACGATGATGACTTCAAAGCAAAAGCAGGTATTTATGGCGGATTTTTTGCCAACATCCCTGTTGCAAGCTCATTCAGTGTTCAGCCGGAAGTTTTATACAACGGTATGGGTGCACAAGCTGATGATTCTTCTGACGTAAAACTTAATCTTGATTACATCTCAGTTCCTGTAATGCTTCAGTACAACATTCTTCCGGAATTGTATCTTGAAGCTGGACCACAATTCAGTTTTGCCATCAACAAAAAATTAAAAGGTGACGGAGGTTCTATTGATCTTAAAGATTCAATCAAAGGATTTGACTTCGGAATCGGTCTTGGGGCTGGATATTATTTCGCTCAGGGCTTCGGTGTTACGGCAAGATTTGTAGCCGGTGCTACTGATATTGCTGAAAACAATAACGATGATGCGATCAGAAACAGCGTATTCCAGGTAGGGGTAGCGTATAAGTTTTAA